Proteins encoded by one window of Methanobacterium sp. CWC-01:
- a CDS encoding phosphoribosyltransferase, which translates to MKIDTSIPGLVELPDLKDRIRVFQDREEAGRVLSGMLTEFRDSDSVVLAIPSGGVPVGLVLAHELHLKLDVAVTSKVTLPWNPEAGYGAVAFDGTVALNQDLITRLGLDEATINQGLAQTQEKVKRRILKFREQYGELDIQDKTVILTDDGVASGYTLLAALRALKNQEVKQRIVATPTAHLEALEMLKEDFDAIYCPNVRGGWSFAVAEAYHHWYDVGEDEAVQLLKSYWRGHL; encoded by the coding sequence ATGAAGATAGATACATCCATCCCTGGCCTGGTGGAACTGCCCGATCTGAAGGATCGTATAAGGGTGTTCCAGGACCGGGAGGAAGCAGGAAGAGTATTGTCTGGAATGTTAACCGAATTCAGGGACTCTGATTCTGTAGTACTAGCCATACCCTCCGGTGGTGTTCCAGTAGGGCTGGTGCTGGCCCATGAACTTCACCTAAAGTTGGATGTGGCGGTGACCAGCAAGGTAACCCTTCCCTGGAACCCTGAAGCGGGGTACGGGGCGGTGGCCTTCGATGGGACTGTGGCTCTTAACCAGGACCTGATTACCAGGTTGGGATTGGATGAAGCCACCATCAACCAGGGCCTGGCCCAGACTCAGGAAAAGGTGAAAAGGCGTATACTGAAATTCAGAGAACAGTATGGGGAGCTGGATATCCAGGATAAAACCGTGATCCTCACCGATGATGGGGTGGCCTCAGGTTACACCTTACTGGCCGCCCTCCGGGCCCTTAAAAATCAGGAAGTTAAACAGAGGATTGTGGCCACGCCCACCGCCCATTTGGAAGCTTTGGAGATGCTTAAAGAAGATTTTGATGCTATATACTGCCCCAATGTCCGTGGGGGGTGGAGTTTTGCCGTGGCGGAGGCCTACCACCACTGGTACGATGTGGGGGAGGATGAGGCAGTGCAGCTCTTGAAAAGTTACTGGAGAGGCCATCTTTAA
- a CDS encoding VOC family protein, whose product MKVKYATIIVEDMEESIKFYTEVMGLEIDSQYDLGPAGTITLLKGEGETMVEIIKNPVDEPGLFSIGMDVDDINTTVEELKSKGAKITMDPIPITVGTLAFLEDPNGVRIALIQHH is encoded by the coding sequence ATGAAGGTTAAATACGCCACCATCATAGTTGAGGATATGGAGGAGTCCATTAAATTCTACACAGAAGTTATGGGATTGGAAATTGATAGTCAATACGATCTAGGCCCCGCAGGAACCATCACCCTACTCAAGGGTGAAGGAGAAACCATGGTAGAAATCATTAAAAATCCCGTAGACGAACCTGGACTATTTTCAATAGGAATGGATGTGGATGACATAAACACCACCGTGGAAGAACTCAAATCTAAAGGTGCCAAAATAACCATGGACCCGATACCCATAACCGTGGGGACCCTGGCCTTCTTAGAAGACCCAAACGGAGTCAGGATAGCGCTAATTCAACATCACTAA